The following proteins are co-located in the Desulfobaccales bacterium genome:
- a CDS encoding glycosyltransferase family 4 protein has product MKISYFNYHHDIEGSAIGAATQIRAIAGALTRLGHQVDVQFLTAKQPGEDREYLGLKKIQTLRRFGHVPRIFLRNFALIREELNLLDRFRPDVVLAVSSFVNFAALVASRRRRLPLVLFAEAPLEYEYRLFYPQYYRYPWLARKIEGINVQGADQVICISEILKGYLMRYEAPAAKLHVVPNGVDHITFTPMEPDPDLMASLRLEGRVVIGYIGSFEFFSDIGRFLSLARKIIAAHDRVVFLFVGKGRVDDALRLGAATAGLGPHFIFTGSQPHELIPRLLSVMDIVISPYKEDYLFYGSSMKLLEYMAAGKAVLFPALGQIKELVCDGYNGMLYEPGDRDTMGSKLLELITHDDLRHRFGAMARQTIENNWTWDIQGTRLAQVLQMARDGRKGEPS; this is encoded by the coding sequence ATGAAGATCTCTTATTTCAACTATCACCATGATATTGAGGGTTCCGCTATCGGTGCGGCTACCCAGATTCGGGCTATCGCTGGCGCGCTGACGCGGCTCGGTCACCAGGTGGACGTGCAGTTCCTCACTGCTAAACAGCCTGGTGAGGACCGGGAATATCTGGGACTCAAGAAAATCCAGACGCTTCGTCGCTTCGGCCATGTACCCCGCATCTTCCTGCGGAATTTTGCCCTCATCCGGGAGGAACTCAATCTCCTGGACAGGTTCCGCCCCGACGTCGTGCTGGCGGTGAGTTCTTTTGTCAACTTTGCGGCCCTGGTTGCGTCTCGCCGTCGACGCCTGCCCTTGGTACTGTTCGCCGAAGCGCCCCTGGAGTACGAGTATCGCCTCTTTTATCCCCAGTATTATCGGTACCCCTGGCTGGCTCGCAAGATAGAAGGGATCAATGTGCAGGGCGCCGATCAGGTTATCTGCATATCGGAAATTTTGAAGGGATACCTGATGCGCTATGAAGCGCCTGCCGCCAAACTCCATGTCGTACCCAATGGCGTCGACCACATCACCTTTACTCCCATGGAGCCCGACCCAGATCTTATGGCAAGCTTGCGCCTCGAAGGCCGGGTGGTGATCGGCTATATCGGGTCTTTCGAATTCTTTAGCGATATCGGGCGGTTTCTCTCGCTGGCTCGCAAAATTATTGCAGCCCATGACCGGGTGGTTTTCCTCTTCGTGGGTAAAGGCAGGGTTGATGATGCCCTCCGTCTCGGGGCTGCAACCGCCGGCCTCGGGCCGCATTTCATTTTTACCGGAAGCCAGCCCCACGAGCTTATTCCACGCCTCCTTAGCGTCATGGACATCGTCATCAGCCCTTACAAAGAAGACTACCTGTTCTACGGCTCCTCCATGAAATTATTGGAGTATATGGCGGCTGGCAAAGCCGTTCTCTTTCCGGCCCTGGGGCAAATCAAGGAACTCGTTTGTGACGGCTACAATGGCATGCTTTATGAGCCGGGCGATCGAGACACCATGGGCTCTAAGCTCCTGGAATTAATTACGCATGATGACCTGCGCCACCGGTTTGGCGCTATGGCTCGCCAGACTATCGAAAATAATTGGACTTGGGATATCCAGGGGACCCGCTTGGCCCAGGTCCTGCAAATGGCTCGGGACGGCCGCAAGGGTGAACCTTCGTGA
- a CDS encoding glycosyltransferase: MANGLAPIAYLARNLPAVAETFVVREITALRRLGLEIKPFSLRQPDAGVHHPEAPDLDSEVEILVQPRNPLFWLAHLLFALRFPRRYFHCLYAYVFIADRTWQSRRRSLSYFMVAPFAAWRLGRSGIKHLHAHFANAAASVALMTASLAGISFSFTAHAFDIFIDKLLLPTKLSAAAFVACISRYNVRYLREHYPEAEKAHLVVVRNGLDTARFCPYPHPLGEPPCIIAVGRLVETKGFHTLVSACGLLRDQDLACRCLIIGAGPEAERLENMIKDLGVTDRVIMKGKLPSDVCLSYYQQADVLAMPSCVRNQDADGIPTVLIEAMAMEIPVVATRVSGIPELVLDGETGLLVAPDDAAALAEALARLIQDQNLARRLARAGRDLVVAQFNGENSARQLQGLFAAALESQQKS; this comes from the coding sequence ATGGCTAACGGCCTCGCTCCCATTGCGTATCTGGCGCGCAACCTGCCCGCGGTGGCGGAAACCTTCGTGGTGCGGGAAATTACCGCACTCCGCCGTCTGGGACTTGAGATCAAGCCCTTCAGCCTCCGTCAACCCGATGCCGGCGTGCACCATCCCGAAGCGCCAGACCTGGATAGCGAGGTGGAGATCTTGGTGCAACCTCGCAACCCCTTGTTCTGGCTGGCCCATCTCCTTTTTGCGCTCCGCTTTCCCCGGCGTTACTTCCACTGCCTTTACGCCTATGTCTTTATCGCCGACAGAACCTGGCAGTCCCGCCGCCGCAGCCTGTCTTACTTCATGGTGGCTCCCTTTGCCGCCTGGCGCCTGGGCCGTAGCGGCATTAAACACCTCCACGCCCATTTTGCCAATGCCGCCGCCAGTGTGGCTTTGATGACAGCTAGCCTGGCTGGCATTTCCTTCAGCTTTACCGCCCATGCCTTTGACATCTTTATCGATAAACTCCTGCTGCCCACCAAGCTCTCGGCCGCGGCGTTTGTGGCCTGCATTAGCCGGTATAATGTGCGCTATCTGCGGGAACACTATCCCGAAGCCGAAAAGGCCCATCTGGTGGTGGTCCGGAACGGCTTGGATACCGCCAGATTCTGTCCTTATCCCCACCCGCTGGGGGAGCCCCCCTGCATCATCGCCGTGGGGCGTCTGGTTGAAACCAAGGGATTCCATACCCTGGTTTCGGCGTGCGGCCTGCTGCGCGACCAGGACCTAGCCTGCCGGTGTCTCATCATCGGTGCAGGTCCAGAAGCCGAGCGCCTCGAGAATATGATTAAAGATTTGGGGGTTACTGACCGAGTAATAATGAAGGGGAAACTGCCGTCGGACGTGTGCCTGTCTTACTACCAACAGGCAGATGTGCTGGCCATGCCTTCCTGTGTGCGAAATCAGGATGCCGACGGTATCCCAACGGTGTTAATCGAAGCCATGGCCATGGAAATCCCGGTGGTGGCCACCCGGGTTTCCGGCATCCCCGAACTGGTGCTGGACGGCGAAACCGGTCTTCTGGTAGCTCCGGATGATGCGGCGGCCCTGGCCGAAGCCCTGGCCCGATTGATCCAGGATCAGAACCTGGCCCGTCGCCTGGCCCGGGCCGGACGTGACTTGGTGGTTGCTCAATTCAACGGCGAGAACAGCGCTCGACAGCTTCAGGGCCTCTTTGCGGCCGCGCTGGAATCCCAACAGAAATCTTAA
- a CDS encoding glycosyltransferase family A protein, with translation MQRRLVVISPCRDEAQFVQFTLDSVVKQTYRPHLWIIVDDGSRDRTAEIVGRYAAKHPWIRLVRRERGGSRELGAGVVRAFCAGLEALGDEPFDVIAKLDCDLEFEAETFAAIMKRFDDPKVGMASGTTLLLLKGDLVPERCADYHVPGQAKFYRRECFRDIGGLQCVYGWDIIDETDARRYGWVTLNDPQIIIIHHRLQGATFGAIRGRVIWGRCAYAIGSHPLFAIARGFYRMAEYPWLVGGLAFIWGFFGSYFEPNLQRLTDQDLIRYLRTEQLYRLTHGNRLPSKRC, from the coding sequence ATGCAGCGCCGCTTAGTCGTTATCAGTCCCTGCCGGGATGAAGCGCAATTTGTGCAGTTCACCTTGGATTCGGTAGTCAAGCAGACCTATCGGCCCCATCTCTGGATCATCGTGGACGATGGCAGTCGGGATCGCACCGCCGAGATCGTAGGGCGCTATGCTGCGAAGCACCCCTGGATCAGGCTGGTCCGGCGGGAGCGGGGGGGTAGCCGCGAGCTGGGGGCTGGCGTCGTCAGGGCCTTTTGCGCCGGCCTGGAGGCTTTGGGAGATGAGCCTTTCGATGTCATCGCCAAGTTGGATTGCGACTTGGAATTTGAGGCCGAAACCTTCGCCGCCATCATGAAGCGCTTTGACGATCCCAAAGTGGGGATGGCCAGCGGCACTACACTGCTCCTGCTGAAAGGAGACCTCGTGCCCGAGCGCTGTGCCGACTACCATGTGCCGGGGCAAGCCAAGTTTTACCGGCGGGAATGCTTTCGGGATATTGGCGGTCTCCAATGCGTTTATGGCTGGGATATTATCGATGAAACCGACGCTCGCCGGTATGGCTGGGTAACCCTTAATGATCCTCAGATTATCATCATTCATCATCGCCTGCAGGGAGCTACCTTTGGGGCGATCCGGGGACGGGTCATTTGGGGGCGGTGCGCTTATGCCATCGGCAGCCACCCCCTCTTTGCCATAGCCCGGGGCTTCTATCGCATGGCCGAATATCCCTGGCTGGTGGGTGGGCTGGCCTTCATCTGGGGGTTCTTCGGCAGTTACTTCGAGCCCAATCTCCAGCGCCTCACCGATCAGGACCTGATCCGTTATTTGCGAACGGAACAACTTTACCGGCTCACCCATGGCAATCGGTTACCTTCCAAGAGGTGTTGA
- a CDS encoding glycosyltransferase family 2 protein: MKRRLVIISPCRDEEQFVKVTLDSVIKQTYRPDLWIIVDDGSQDRTAEIVESYAIEHPWIRLVRRERGGSRQLGPGVVSAFNAGLVALGDEPFDVIAKLDSDTEFGPETLAAVMAHFDDPMVGMASGNTYLLVGHKLVFELYTSFHVPGNAKFYRRECFRDIGGLQPVYGWDVIDETDARRHGWITLSDPKIIFIHHRMQGSSFGAIQGRVIWGRCAYAIGSHPLFAIARGFYRMAQRPWLVGGLAFIWGFISSYFNSGIQRLSDTELIRYLRQEQLYRLTHGNRLPAAAQHVVGRSCVF; encoded by the coding sequence ATGAAACGCCGGCTGGTGATTATCAGTCCCTGTCGGGATGAGGAGCAGTTCGTTAAGGTTACCCTGGACTCCGTCATCAAACAGACCTATCGCCCCGATCTTTGGATTATCGTCGATGATGGCAGCCAGGATAGGACCGCCGAGATCGTCGAATCTTACGCCATCGAACATCCCTGGATCAGGCTGGTCCGGCGGGAGCGGGGGGGCAGCCGACAGCTAGGACCCGGCGTGGTAAGCGCCTTTAACGCCGGTCTGGTTGCCCTGGGAGATGAACCTTTCGACGTTATCGCCAAACTGGATAGCGATACCGAGTTCGGGCCGGAAACTTTAGCAGCCGTCATGGCCCACTTTGACGACCCCATGGTGGGCATGGCCAGTGGCAATACCTATCTGCTGGTGGGGCATAAACTCGTTTTCGAACTTTATACCTCCTTTCACGTCCCGGGCAACGCCAAATTTTACCGCCGCGAATGCTTCCGGGATATCGGCGGACTACAGCCGGTCTACGGCTGGGACGTCATTGATGAAACCGATGCCCGGCGCCATGGTTGGATCACCCTCAGTGACCCCAAGATCATTTTCATCCACCACCGGATGCAAGGCTCCAGCTTCGGGGCTATCCAGGGGCGGGTTATCTGGGGACGGTGTGCTTATGCCATCGGCAGCCACCCCCTCTTTGCCATAGCCCGGGGCTTCTACCGCATGGCGCAGCGACCGTGGTTGGTGGGAGGGTTGGCCTTCATTTGGGGTTTTATTTCCAGTTACTTCAACTCCGGCATCCAGCGCCTCTCCGATACGGAGCTGATCCGGTATTTGCGACAGGAACAACTCTACCGGCTCACCCATGGCAATCGTTTGCCAGCCGCAGCTCAGCATGTGGTCGGGAGGTCGTGCGTTTTCTAA
- a CDS encoding RsbRD N-terminal domain-containing protein, protein MQLTTRLTEKKSAILGRWLTMIYESYPPETAIFLRKEKNRFDNPMGYRISEGLEGLYNALIQDMEKDKLLNYLDEIIRIRALQNFSPSQALAFIFLLKNVIRQELADEIRKENLGAEVLELESCIDGLALLGFDVYTKRREKISEIKADEAKRRVSGLMRKAGLDDEGLM, encoded by the coding sequence ATGCAATTAACCACACGCTTAACTGAGAAGAAATCTGCCATCCTGGGTCGCTGGCTCACCATGATTTATGAGAGCTATCCCCCCGAGACGGCAATTTTTTTGCGCAAAGAAAAGAACCGCTTCGATAATCCCATGGGATACCGGATCTCCGAGGGACTGGAAGGGTTATACAACGCCCTCATCCAGGACATGGAGAAAGATAAGCTCCTGAATTATCTTGACGAAATTATCCGCATCCGGGCGCTCCAGAATTTTTCGCCCTCCCAGGCCCTGGCCTTCATTTTTTTATTGAAGAATGTTATTCGCCAGGAGTTGGCCGACGAAATCCGGAAAGAAAACCTGGGGGCGGAGGTTCTGGAGTTGGAGTCTTGCATCGACGGCCTGGCCCTCTTGGGATTCGATGTTTACACCAAGCGCCGGGAGAAGATCTCCGAAATCAAGGCCGACGAGGCGAAAAGAAGGGTCAGCGGGTTAATGCGCAAGGCAGGCCTCGACGACGAAGGCCTAATGTAG
- a CDS encoding glycoside hydrolase family 15 protein produces MPRDLPVGNGKLLICFDQNYCIRELYYPHVGLENHVSGKFCRSGVWVDGQFSWVGPEWKRELRYLPDTLVTDVQLSHAGLGVALTCRDAVDFHEDIYLREIVVTNISPQPREIRLFFTLDLGIYGNELGNTAGFDPKTGAVIHYKGARYFLAGGMAGEGEGLSQYAVGQKDSGGLEGTFKDAEDGVLSGNPIAQGSVDSVIGLTLTLPPYESGQAYYWLVAGQSWEDVLRLDSLIKHKHPRGHLKRTEDYWRLWVRKESPGLDQLPEPVAELYRRSLLVVRTQVDWQGGILAANDSDVVYFNRDTYSYIWPRDGALVAYALDQAGHPSAARNFFQFISGLLQPEGCLLHKFNPDGTLASSWHPWYHEGQAQLPIQEDSTALVVWALWQHFVLYRDLDFIKPLYRQLVKRTADFMCQYRDAETGLPAPSYDLWEERRGILSFTVGTVFGGLTAASLFCKVFGEDDRAAYYQQIAAEIRDAASMHLWRPELNRFCRMIHRNHGGPWEVDGTCDASFWGLFAFGLYHADDPRLAATMTALREKLWVNTPIGGLARYENDTYHRVTQDVPGNPWFICTLWLADYLIEKDGDDDELAQVMDILSWTAAHALPSGVLPEQINPLTGESLSVSPLTWSHGTYVATTHRLLRRLARKQAQAGAAVTPYLRQEDWIERLYRQTCDSIHGICKI; encoded by the coding sequence ATGCCTCGCGACCTCCCCGTAGGTAACGGCAAACTGCTTATCTGCTTTGACCAAAACTACTGCATCCGGGAGCTTTATTACCCTCATGTGGGCCTGGAAAATCACGTCAGCGGCAAGTTTTGCCGCTCAGGGGTGTGGGTTGACGGCCAGTTTTCCTGGGTGGGGCCGGAGTGGAAGCGGGAGCTGCGCTATCTGCCGGACACCTTAGTGACCGACGTCCAGCTCTCCCATGCCGGCCTCGGAGTGGCCCTCACGTGCCGCGATGCGGTGGATTTCCATGAGGACATTTATCTCCGGGAAATCGTGGTAACCAACATCTCGCCGCAGCCCCGGGAAATCCGCCTCTTCTTTACCCTTGACCTGGGCATCTATGGCAATGAGTTGGGAAACACCGCAGGCTTCGATCCCAAGACCGGCGCGGTCATCCACTACAAGGGCGCTCGCTACTTCCTGGCCGGCGGTATGGCCGGGGAGGGGGAGGGGCTGAGCCAGTATGCCGTGGGGCAAAAAGATTCCGGGGGTCTGGAAGGCACTTTCAAGGATGCCGAAGACGGCGTGCTCTCCGGAAATCCCATAGCCCAGGGTTCGGTGGATTCGGTTATCGGCCTGACGTTGACCCTGCCGCCGTATGAATCGGGCCAGGCTTACTACTGGCTGGTCGCGGGCCAAAGCTGGGAAGACGTCTTGCGCCTGGACTCCCTCATCAAACACAAGCACCCCCGGGGGCACCTCAAACGCACCGAAGATTACTGGCGCTTATGGGTTCGGAAAGAATCCCCGGGCTTGGACCAACTGCCGGAGCCGGTGGCGGAATTGTACCGGCGCAGCCTCCTGGTAGTGCGGACTCAGGTCGACTGGCAGGGTGGCATCCTGGCCGCCAATGATTCCGATGTGGTCTACTTCAACCGGGATACGTACTCCTACATTTGGCCCCGGGACGGCGCCCTGGTGGCCTACGCCCTGGACCAGGCCGGCCATCCGTCCGCGGCTCGAAATTTCTTTCAGTTCATCTCCGGGCTCCTGCAGCCGGAGGGGTGCTTGCTGCATAAGTTCAACCCCGACGGCACCCTGGCCTCATCCTGGCACCCGTGGTACCACGAAGGCCAGGCCCAATTGCCCATCCAGGAGGATTCCACCGCCCTGGTGGTTTGGGCCTTGTGGCAGCACTTCGTCCTGTACCGGGACCTGGACTTCATCAAGCCCCTGTACCGGCAACTGGTGAAACGAACTGCGGATTTCATGTGCCAGTACCGGGACGCCGAAACCGGCCTGCCGGCCCCTTCCTATGACCTCTGGGAAGAACGCCGGGGCATCTTGAGCTTTACCGTGGGCACGGTGTTCGGCGGGCTCACCGCCGCGTCCCTGTTCTGCAAAGTCTTCGGTGAGGACGACAGGGCTGCCTATTATCAACAAATCGCTGCGGAGATTAGAGACGCCGCCTCCATGCATCTTTGGCGCCCTGAGCTCAACCGGTTCTGCCGCATGATCCACCGCAATCACGGCGGCCCCTGGGAAGTGGACGGCACCTGTGACGCCAGCTTCTGGGGCCTGTTTGCCTTCGGCCTCTACCATGCCGACGATCCCCGCCTGGCCGCCACCATGACGGCCCTGCGGGAAAAATTATGGGTCAACACTCCCATCGGCGGGCTGGCCCGCTACGAAAACGACACCTATCACCGGGTCACTCAAGATGTCCCGGGCAACCCCTGGTTCATCTGCACCCTGTGGCTGGCCGACTATCTGATCGAAAAGGACGGCGACGACGACGAACTGGCCCAGGTCATGGACATTTTAAGCTGGACCGCGGCCCACGCCTTGCCTTCCGGAGTGTTGCCGGAGCAAATCAACCCCCTGACCGGGGAGTCCCTCTCCGTATCCCCCCTGACCTGGAGCCACGGCACTTATGTGGCCACGACCCACCGCCTTTTGCGCCGGCTGGCCCGGAAGCAGGCGCAAGCGGGGGCAGCCGTTACGCCCTATCTGCGCCAGGAGGACTGGATCGAACGGCTCTATCGCCAGACCTGCGATTCCATCCACGGGATTTGCAAAATCTAG
- a CDS encoding tetratricopeptide repeat protein → MAVLCGTLVVMTFLLLITGLGVARAQVGATPPQGGGDALATELAQQADTLLSAGRYDQALKILKQVIIFRPDDPAAQCRLALVYIKLERYEDAIKALRQAILFKANYIEAHNILGSAYILLGRPEEALVALDQAIRLQPDNAKAYVSMGAAHFLLNRYPEALAAYDRALMLEPDNALALLGRGEVYANLGRYDDAVSAIQESLRRNPQNAQARLALAAVYGNLGRVDQASKVLQEAIHLRRDQAEGYYGLGVMRFLRGDYREAAEAFKNALRLRPDYVQALTGLGEALGKLGQSDQAEAALKQAIRIKPDDAGAHFALGSAYADYGNRGAALEEYERLKDLNPKMAQELFEVILWSRGQVPRLSDLSLGRKVKK, encoded by the coding sequence GTGGCGGTTTTATGCGGGACTCTGGTGGTCATGACGTTTCTGCTCCTGATTACAGGTCTCGGGGTGGCCAGGGCTCAAGTGGGGGCAACGCCCCCCCAGGGAGGCGGCGATGCCCTGGCCACTGAGCTGGCGCAACAAGCCGACACTCTGTTGAGCGCCGGGAGATATGACCAGGCCCTTAAAATTCTCAAGCAGGTGATCATTTTCAGGCCCGATGATCCCGCGGCCCAATGCCGGCTGGCTCTGGTCTATATCAAGCTGGAGCGTTATGAAGATGCCATCAAGGCCTTACGCCAGGCCATCCTGTTTAAGGCTAATTATATCGAGGCCCATAATATTTTAGGGTCGGCCTATATTCTGTTGGGTCGACCTGAAGAAGCCCTGGTGGCGCTGGACCAGGCCATCCGCCTGCAACCCGATAATGCCAAGGCCTATGTCAGCATGGGCGCGGCGCATTTTCTCCTGAATCGTTATCCGGAGGCCCTTGCGGCCTATGATCGAGCCCTCATGTTAGAACCGGACAATGCCCTGGCGCTCCTTGGCCGGGGCGAAGTTTATGCCAATCTCGGCCGTTATGACGACGCGGTATCTGCCATTCAAGAGTCCCTGCGGCGCAATCCCCAAAATGCCCAAGCCCGCCTGGCCTTAGCTGCGGTTTATGGCAATTTGGGCCGCGTTGATCAGGCTTCGAAGGTCTTGCAAGAGGCCATTCACCTAAGGCGCGACCAGGCAGAGGGTTACTATGGTTTAGGAGTGATGCGCTTTTTGAGGGGAGATTACCGGGAAGCAGCCGAGGCCTTTAAGAACGCCCTGCGCCTGCGGCCGGATTATGTCCAGGCGCTGACGGGGTTAGGAGAAGCGTTGGGCAAGTTGGGGCAGTCTGACCAGGCTGAAGCCGCTCTGAAACAGGCTATCCGGATAAAGCCGGATGATGCAGGGGCCCATTTTGCCCTGGGAAGCGCATATGCCGATTATGGTAATCGGGGCGCCGCCCTGGAAGAATATGAGCGGCTTAAGGATCTGAACCCCAAAATGGCCCAGGAGCTTTTCGAGGTCATTTTGTGGTCTCGGGGCCAGGTTCCCAGGCTCAGTGACTTGAGCTTGGGGCGGAAGGTCAAGAAATGA
- a CDS encoding WecB/TagA/CpsF family glycosyltransferase: protein MGKEECVNILGVPTGIFTMPTLLARIEALIAAPGCAVGHGINAHVLNLTYHHPEFLKALRQADLLYADGASLILASRLLGRHLPEKLTTTDVWPKLCEVAVQKGYRFFLLGGEPGLAERAAGQAQETYPGLHIAGTQHGYFDFRDEHIIAEINAVRPDVLWVGMGDPRQVLWTAKWRQQLEVSLVLTCGGMFKIVAGELERLSPTLRQNGFEWAYRLWQEPATWRRYLLGLPLFGARVLDQALKNGERH from the coding sequence GTGGGCAAAGAAGAATGCGTCAATATTCTGGGGGTGCCAACAGGCATTTTCACCATGCCCACCTTGCTGGCCCGCATCGAGGCATTGATCGCGGCCCCCGGTTGTGCGGTGGGTCATGGCATCAATGCCCATGTGCTTAACCTCACTTATCATCACCCCGAGTTTCTGAAAGCCTTGCGCCAGGCTGACCTGTTGTATGCAGACGGGGCTTCTCTCATTCTGGCCTCCCGCTTGTTAGGCAGGCATCTGCCGGAAAAACTGACCACTACCGATGTTTGGCCCAAGTTATGCGAGGTTGCGGTTCAGAAGGGCTATCGTTTTTTCCTCTTGGGTGGGGAACCCGGCCTGGCCGAACGGGCCGCCGGTCAGGCTCAGGAGACCTATCCGGGTTTGCACATTGCCGGCACCCAGCATGGCTACTTCGATTTTCGGGATGAGCATATTATCGCCGAGATCAACGCCGTCCGGCCGGATGTTCTCTGGGTCGGGATGGGTGACCCCCGCCAGGTCCTCTGGACTGCAAAATGGCGGCAGCAGTTGGAGGTGAGCCTGGTCTTGACCTGCGGGGGGATGTTCAAAATTGTAGCGGGTGAGTTGGAGCGCCTATCTCCCACATTGCGGCAAAATGGGTTTGAATGGGCTTACCGTCTCTGGCAGGAACCCGCCACCTGGCGGCGTTATCTTCTGGGTCTGCCCCTTTTTGGGGCGAGGGTCCTGGATCAGGCCCTAAAAAATGGAGAACGCCATTAA
- the asnB gene encoding asparagine synthase (glutamine-hydrolyzing) produces MCGITGILHLNEEPVDQGLLRRMTSVLSHRGPDDEGFFMDRGLGLGFRRLSIIDLSGGRQPMSNEDQTVTVVFNGEIYNFQELRSYLKQQGHTFRTSSDTEVIVHGFETWGDEVVDHLNGMFAFAVWDSRRRKLLLARDRLGVKPLFYTRKSDTFAFASEIKSLLLLPGFDAAVNQQSVFEYFSHHFIPGSGTIYQQVHKLQPGELLTVTDRKVKTRKYWRPMVTPTPERTLEDWCEDLRHRLKEAVRLQLMADVPLGVFLSGGLDSSAVTAAMAELGLNEIRSFNVGFEVPKYDETRYAAMVSQHLGTSHETFRVTSEATDLLPKLLWHLDEPLADATIIPTYLLSQATRRRVTVALSGEGGDEIFGGYTHYQGLQLNRWLGLLPVWIRRSLAAATRHLPTFGSPRLGYWEHRMERIASSSLYPLFQGYTRKVAFFTPEEQQRLFSPDFRRQTAGLPYLGHFWAVPVAYPGLDPIAQANMADLSVYLPDSLLVKVDRMSMACSLEVRVPLLDHTLVEFALSVPMDLKLKGWETKFLFRKALEPALPPVIINRRKRGFNPPVEFWLQQHLLDYAKEHRLMETLAETGFFNLAYVQEMTEAHIRGQRDFGKQLWALLVFAIWWRRVRGRGEWET; encoded by the coding sequence ATGTGCGGTATCACCGGTATCTTGCATTTGAATGAAGAACCTGTCGATCAGGGACTGCTGCGGCGCATGACCTCGGTTTTAAGCCACCGCGGGCCCGATGATGAAGGTTTTTTCATGGATCGCGGTCTGGGACTGGGCTTCCGGCGCTTGAGCATCATCGATCTGAGCGGCGGGCGCCAGCCCATGTCCAACGAAGACCAGACCGTCACGGTGGTCTTCAACGGCGAGATCTATAATTTTCAGGAACTTCGGAGTTATCTCAAACAACAAGGCCACACCTTCCGCACCTCCTCCGATACCGAAGTCATCGTGCACGGTTTCGAAACCTGGGGCGATGAGGTCGTGGACCACTTAAACGGCATGTTCGCCTTCGCCGTCTGGGACAGCCGCCGGCGCAAACTGCTCCTGGCCCGGGATCGCTTGGGCGTCAAGCCCCTTTTTTATACCCGGAAGTCCGACACCTTTGCTTTCGCCTCAGAAATCAAGAGCCTCCTCCTGTTGCCCGGATTTGATGCCGCGGTCAATCAACAAAGCGTCTTTGAATACTTCTCTCACCATTTTATCCCGGGCTCAGGCACCATTTATCAACAGGTCCACAAGCTCCAGCCGGGCGAGCTGTTGACCGTGACCGACCGGAAGGTCAAGACGCGAAAATACTGGCGCCCCATGGTTACCCCGACGCCTGAGAGGACTCTGGAGGATTGGTGTGAGGACCTGCGCCACCGCCTCAAGGAGGCAGTGCGCCTTCAGTTGATGGCGGATGTGCCTCTGGGGGTCTTTCTCTCCGGCGGGCTTGATTCCAGCGCAGTGACCGCGGCCATGGCTGAATTGGGCCTCAACGAAATCCGCTCTTTCAACGTGGGTTTTGAGGTCCCCAAGTATGATGAGACCCGCTATGCCGCCATGGTCAGCCAGCATCTGGGCACCTCCCATGAAACTTTCCGGGTCACCTCGGAAGCCACCGACCTTCTGCCCAAGCTCCTGTGGCATCTGGATGAACCCCTGGCGGATGCCACCATCATTCCCACTTATCTGCTTTCCCAGGCCACCCGCCGGCGGGTCACGGTGGCCTTGAGCGGCGAAGGCGGAGACGAAATTTTTGGCGGTTACACCCATTATCAGGGTCTCCAGCTCAACCGCTGGCTGGGCCTTTTGCCGGTGTGGATACGCCGTTCCCTGGCCGCGGCCACCCGTCATCTGCCCACCTTCGGTTCACCTCGCCTGGGTTACTGGGAACATCGGATGGAACGGATCGCGTCCTCCTCTCTGTACCCCTTGTTCCAGGGATATACTCGCAAAGTGGCGTTTTTCACGCCCGAGGAGCAGCAACGCCTGTTCTCCCCGGATTTTCGCCGCCAGACTGCCGGACTCCCTTATCTGGGACACTTCTGGGCCGTACCCGTTGCCTACCCCGGCCTCGATCCCATCGCCCAAGCTAATATGGCAGACCTGTCGGTCTATCTGCCAGATAGTCTGCTGGTCAAGGTGGACCGGATGAGCATGGCCTGTTCCCTGGAAGTCCGGGTGCCCCTGCTGGACCATACCCTGGTGGAATTTGCCCTCTCCGTACCCATGGACCTCAAATTAAAGGGATGGGAAACTAAGTTCCTCTTCCGTAAAGCCCTGGAGCCTGCCCTCCCCCCGGTCATCATAAATCGGCGAAAACGCGGCTTTAATCCCCCGGTGGAATTTTGGCTCCAACAACACCTTCTGGATTATGCCAAGGAACATCGCCTCATGGAGACCCTGGCTGAGACCGGGTTCTTCAACCTGGCCTATGTTCAGGAAATGACCGAGGCGCATATCCGCGGCCAGCGGGATTTTGGCAAACAGTTATGGGCCTTGCTGGTTTTTGCCATCTGGTGGCGACGGGTTCGCGGCCGGGGGGAGTGGGAGACATGA